CTCGCGTCCCTGCATTCTGCTGACCTTCGAGCCCCATCCGGCGGATTTTTTCGCCGGGCGAACGGTGATCTTTCGGCTGACTCCGCCAGACGCAAAGGCGGCGCAGGCCGCTCGGCTCGGGCTCGACGGCGTTATCGTGCTCACCTTCGACAAGGACTTCGCGAAAAGCCCGGCGCGGGTCTTCACGCAAGAGATTCTGCACGATCGCCTGCAGCTCTCGGCGGTCGTCGCGGGCTATGATTTTCGTTTCGGCGCCGGCCGCGAAGGCGGACCGGAGTTTTTGCGCGCCGAAGGCGAACGGCTCGGGATGATCGTGGAGATCGTCGATCGCATCACCCAGGACGAAGAGGGCAGCTTAGAGGCCGTCTCCTCGACAGCGACGCGGGAAGCGCTGGAACGCGGCGACGCGGCGCTAGCGCGCCGGCTTCTCGGCCACCCCTACTTCATTCGCGGCGTCGTGCGCCACGGCGACAAGCGCGGGCGCACGCTCGGCTTTCCGACCGCCAATATCGCGCTCGATCCCGCCAATCGGCTCAAGCATGGGATTTACGCCGTGACGATCGAGGTCGACGGGAAGGCGCATCAGGGCGTCGCCAGTTTCGGACGCCGCCCGACCTTTGACAATGGCGCGCCGCTCCTTGAAGTCTTCCTCTTCGATTTCGATGGCGACCTCTACGGCAAGGAGGTGGAAGTCGCCTTCTACGGCTTCATACGCGGCGAAGCGAAATTCGACAGCGTCGAGGCGCTCGTCGAAAGAATGCGCGTCGACGTCGAAGAGGCGCGAAGACTATTGGCCGAAAGCGGCGCTTTGAGCCGGGCGAATGATCTGTTGCCATAAGTTGCGCGCGATCTAGCTTGGAGACAGCGTCCTCGACAGGAGGGAAACGTCATGAACGAAGAGCCCAAGGGACGGGTCGAAATCATCTTGCCGGGCGAGGAGACGGACGCCTCAAGGATCTGGGTCGCGACGGGCGCCGGTCGGGTCAAGGTCGTCAAGCTCTCGCCATGGCAGAGCCTGATCGTCACTGCGGCGCTGCTGTTGTTGCTGTTCATCGGGTTCACGCTGCTGTCCGGCGCATTTCTGGTGTTGCTGGTCATCGCCGTTGTGGCGGGAGGCTTCGCTTTTCTCGCCGGACTGCTGGGATTGAAGCGGCCTCGCTAGGGGCGCTGGCCGCTTTTCCCGGCTCGGTAGCGCTGCTATTAAGGACCAGATGCCTTTCCTGACCGCCATTCGAATTACCGGCCCGGCCTGCGCGAGATCACGCTGCATTTGGGCGCGATCGCCCAAATGCAGATAACGTGATCGATCTGAATAGCTTGAAGCGCGCACTCTGCGAAAAACCGGGTTCCACTTTTTCGCAGCGCGCTCCTGAGCTAAAGGCTCGCGCAGGGTCGGGTGCGGCGCGATTGGCGCTCTTTCCACAAATCCTCTAATCAGCGCGGCAATAGCGGCGCTTATGGCGCCTGCGTCCGCCCCAGCCGGTTTTCACGACGATGAACGACGACAGCCCGAAAGGGCCCGACTATTCGAAAAGCCTCTATCTGCCGGTCACGGATTTTCCGATGCGCGCCGGCCTGCCGCAGCGCGAGCCGGAAATCCTCAAGCGCTGGGAGACCATTGGCCTGGAGCAAAAGATGCGCGAATCGGGCGAGGGTCGTCCGAAATTCACGCTCCACGACGGCCCGCCCTACGCCAACGGCAATATTCATATCGGCCATGCGCTCAATAAGATCCTCAAGGATCTCGTGACGCGCAGCCAGCGCATGACCGGCAAGGACTGCGTCTATGTGCCCGGCTGGGACTGCCACGGATTGCCGATCGAATGGAAGATCGAGGAGGAGAATTACCGCGCCAAGGGCAAGCAGAAGCCCGACTTCACCGATCCAGGCGCCATGATCGCCTTCCGGCGCGAATGCCGCGCCTATGCGGGACATTGGCTCGACATTCAGCGCGAGGAGTTCAAGCGCTTAGGGGTCGCCGGCGATTGGGGCCATCCCTATTCGACGATGGCTTTTCCGGCGGAAGCGACGATCGCGCGCGAGATCATGAAATTCGCCGCGAGCGGCCTGCTCTATCGCGGCTCGAAGCCGGTGATGTGGAGCGTCGTCGAAAAGACTGCGCTCGCCGAAGCCGAAGTCGAATATGAGGATTATACGAGCGACCAGGTCTGGGTGGCGTTTCCGATCCCGCGCGGCGCCGCAGGCGAACTGAGCGACGCCCGCGTCATCATCTGGACGACGACGCCTTGGACGCTTCCCGGCAATCGCGCGATCTCCTTCTCGTCGAAGATCGACTACGGCCTCTACCGAGTCACCCATGCGCCCGAGGGCAACTGGGCGCTTCCGGGCGCGACTTTCGTCATCGCCGACAAGCTTGCGAGCGAGGCTTTCAAGGCGGCGAAGGTCGAGGGCTACGAGCGCTTGCACGACGTGCCGGCCGCAATGCTCGCCGAGCTGATCTGCGCGCATCCGCTGGCGCATCTCGGCTATGATTTCGACGTGCCGCTGTTCGACGGCGAACATGTCACCGACGACGCGGGCACGGGCTTCGTGCACACCGCGCCGGGCCACGGCCGCGAGGACTTCGACATCTGGATGGCGAACGCGCGCGAACTGCAATCGCGCAACATCGAGACGCGCATTCCCTATACGGTCGACGAGGACGGCTTCTATACGAAGGACGCGCCGGGCTTTGAAGGCAAGCGCGTCATCACCGACAAGGGCGACAAGGGCGACGCCAATGAGGCGGTGATCGCCGCGCTGGTTCAGGCCGGCAATCTCGTCGCGCGCGGAAAGCTCAAGCATCAATATCCGCATTCCTGGCGCTCGAAGAAGCCGGTGATCTTCCGCAACACGCCGCAATGGTTCATCGCGATGGATAAATCCATCGCGTCTGGGTTCATCGCGACGGATAAGCCGTTTGGCGCGCCCGACCTCCCCCTCGCGGGGAGGTCGGCCGCCGAAGGCGGCCGGGTGGGGGGTCAAGACGCGTCACCCCACCCCGCATCGCTTCGCGATGCGACCCTCCCCGTCGAGGGGAGGGATAGCGCGAGCATTGAAAGTGCGCGCGCTAACGCCCCCACGCTGCGCGAGATCGCGCTTGAGGAAATCGCCCGCACGCAATGGACGCCGGCGGCGGGCGAGAACCGCATTCGCGGCATGATCGCCAATCGTCCCGATTGGGTCGTGTCACGCCAGCGCGCCTGGGGCGTGCCGATCGCGGTCTTCGTCAAGAAGGGCACGCATGAGCCGCTTGTCGACGCGCGCGTCAACGCCCGCATCATCGAGGCCTTCGAAAAGGAAGGCGCCGACGCCTGGTACGAAGCAAACGCTTCAGAGCGTTTTCTTTCGCCCGACCATAAGGCGCAAGACTACGAGAAGATCTCCGACGTTCTCGACGTCTGGTTCGATTCAGGTTCGACCCACGCCTTCACGCTCGAGGACCCGCAGCATTTTCCGATGCTCGCGGGCATTCGTCGCAAGCGCGACGGCGGCGAAGACGAGATCATGTATCTTGAAGGCTCCGATCAGCATCGCGGTTGGTTCCATTCCTCGCTTCTCGAAAGCTGCGGCACGCGCGGCCGCGCGCCCTACGACGCCGTGCTGACGCATGGCTTCGTGCTCGACGAGCGGGGACGCAAAATGTCGAAGTCGCTTGGCAATGTCGTCGCGCCGCAAAAAATCATCGCCGATTCCGGCGCCGACATCATGCGGCTGTGGGTCGCCGCGTCCGATTACGCCGATGATCTGCGCGTTGGCCCCGAAATCCTCAAGACTTTCGTCGAGCTTTATCGCAAGCTGCGCAACACGACCCGCTGGATGATCGGCGCATTGGCGCATTATCAGCCAAATGACGATGCGGCGATGAGCGAGGCGGGAGAACTCGAGCGCCTTATGCTGCATCGTCTGCATCAGCTCGACGAGTCGATCCGCGCGTCTTATGCGGCATACGACTACAAGCGCGTCGTTGCGTTGCTCACCCATTTCATGACGAGCGAACTGTCGGCTTTTTACTTCGACGTGCGCAAGGACGCGCTCTATTGCGATCCGCCCTCGAGCGTGAAACGCAAGGCGGCGCTCGCGACCATCGATCGCATCTTCCGCAGCGTCACGACATGGCTCGCGCCAATTCTCGTCTTCACCGCGGAGGAGGCGTGGCTGTCCCGCTTTCCGAACGCGCAATCCGTACATCTCGAACATTTTCCGACCATTCCCGAGGCGTGGCGCGACGACGCGCTTGCCGCCAAATGGGACAAAATTCGCAAGATCCGCTCGGTCGTCACCGGCGCGCTTGAAATCGAGCGCGCGCAAAAACGCATCGGCTCCTCGCTAGAAGCGGCGCCGACCGTTTATGTAGAAGATGAGTCGTTGCGCGCCGCGCTCGACGGCGTCGACTTCGCCGAAATCTGCATCGCCTCGGATATCCGCGTCTTGCCGGGAGAAGCGCCCATCGACGCCTTCCGCCTGCCGGAAGCGCCGGGCGTCGGCGTCGTTTCGCAACGCGCGGCCGGCGTCAAATGCGCCCGCTCGTGGAAATATTTCGATCCCGCGACGGCGGATCCTGATTATCCCGACGTGACGCCGCGCGACGCGCAGGCGTTGCGCGAGCTTGTCGCGCTCGGCCGCTGGAGCGGGGCAGGCTCGTAAGTGAACGTTCTTCTCGCATTTCTGGCCAATACGATCGTCAATTTCGTCATCGGCCTCACGGTGGCGAAATTTCTCGGCCCCGAGGAATACGGCCGCTTCGCGCTCGCCTTCTCCATCGCGGTGGTCGTGCAGACGGCGCTTTATGATTGGCTGCGTCTTTCGGCGACGCGCTTTTACTCAAAGCGCACGCGCGACAAAGAGCCGGTGGTGCGCTCGACGCTCGACGCGGCCTTCATCGCCGTCACGCTCTTCCTCGCATTGGCGACGGGCATTTATGCGCTTGCGGGGCCGCCGCTCGATTTCGAAACCAATCTCATCCTGCTTGCGCTGCTGACGTCGGTGGCCAACGGGCTCTTCGACTATTGCACCGCGCTTGTGCGCGCGCGCTTTCATGACCACGCCTATGTGCGCCTCATGCTCGCCAAGAACGCGCTGTCGCTTATCCTCATCGGCGGCGGCGCCTTTATCTTTCACTCGGCTGCGGTGGCGCTCGCCGGCGGCGTCGCGAGCCTGTTCGGCACGGTTATTCTCGGGCGTCGCGCGCTGCTCGATCCCGGCGCCGACATTCGCGCCGCCTCGAGTCAGAATGCGCGTGCGCTTGCGGCCTATAGCGCGCCGATCGTCACCGCGCATCTGCTTTATCAGGCGATGCCGCTTGCGGCGCGCTCCATCGTCGCAAGCGTCTTTGGTTTCGCCGAAACCGGCCAGTTCGCGCTGGCGTACGATCTTGGCGTGCGTGCGGTGCAGGCGCTCGGTTCGGCGCTCGACGTGCTCTTGTTTCAGATCGCCGTCGCGGCGCATGAACTCCATGGCGTCGACCGCGCCAAGCAGCAGGTCGCGCGCAACATGGGCATCGTCGTCGCCTTTTTGCTGCCGGCGTGCGCCGGCCTCTGGTTCGTCATGCCGTCGATCGAAGCGCTGATCGTGCCGGCGCAATATCGCGGTCCCTTCGGCCATTACCTCGGCCTGCTGCTTCCGGGACTTTTCGCGATGGGGGTCATTCTGTTTGGCGTCAATCCCGTCTTTCAGATTGAGAAGAAGACGGCGCCATTGATGGTCGCGGCGCTTGCGGCGGTCGCCTTCGGCCTTGCGCTGCTGCTTTTTCTGCCCTGGGGCGAGGACGCTTCCAATCTCGCGATCGCGCAAGCCGGCGCCTATATCGCGGCGCTCGTGGCGACGGTCTATTTCGCGCTGCGCACGCAGCCGGTCTGGCCGTCGTTCTGGGACATGTTCGCTGCGCTTGTGGCGACGGGCGCAATGTCGCTGGCGCTCACCCCTTTGCGCGAGATGAGTCCGGGCGTTTCCACGCTGATTGCTCAGATCCTGGCCGGAGCGGTCGTCTACGGACTGCTGACCGTCGCCTTCGACATCGCCGGGCTGGGCGATCTCGCGACGACGTGGCTCCATCGGCGCCTTGCCCGGTCGTGACGCGACCAGTCGGCGTCGCCATATGCTAGGCTAGCGATTGATAAGGAGCGCGCCGATGGTGATGCCGATCTATGACGACGCGCCGCTGCGCTATTTGCGGCGGCCGATCGTGAATTGGACGCTGATCGCGCTTAACGTCATCGTATTCCTGGTGGTGCAGAGCGAGATTTTCGGTGATCCGCTGACCGTCGTCCGCGGCTTCGCGATCATCCCGCGCGTGCTCTTCGGCGAGGCCCAGCTCGCCGACTGGATCGTCGGGCCGCCGGCAGCGCTGACGCTTGTCACAGCTCTGTTCTTTCATTCGTCGGTGGTGCATCTCGGCTCGAACATGCTGTTCCTTTACGTCTTTGGCGACAATGTCGAAGACGCCATGGGTTCGCTGCACTATCTGCTGTTTTATCTTTCCTGCGGCGTCGCCTCCGGCGTGTTCTACATTTACGCAACGCCGCATTCGATCGCGCCGCTCATCGGCGCGTCGGGCGCGATTTCCGGCGTCTGCGCGGCCTTTCTGTTGCTCCATCCGCGCGCGACGGTCGCGGGAATCTTTCCGCCGCTCTCGCTGGCGCTCGCGCCGATCTATCTCGGCGCCTGGCTCTCCGGGGCGCGGCCGCGGGCGATCCTGGGGCTGCGGGCGCCGCTGTTCTCTTTTGTCGCCTCCGGCTGGCTTTTCGTCGGCGCCTGGATTTTGATGCAGATCATCAACGCGTCTATGGGCGAGGGCGGCGCGATCGCCTGGATGGCCCATGTCGGCGGCATCGCCGCGGGTCTGGTGCTGACGCCGATCTTCAAGCGCCGCCGGCACCGGCTTTTCGACAGGAGCGGCCCGCTCGCCCCCGCGCCGCGCGCGCCGGACGCCGGCGACGACGCCTCCTGATCAATTCATTCGGCGCGCTCGCTTTGTTTGACTTGCGCGCGCGCCCCCGCTACCAGACCGCGCGACGGCTTTAGCCAGAGTGGAGCGCGCCCAGGCGACGTTCCGACACCGTCTCGCCAAAGGGTCAGAAGGACCAAGGGGTCGCACGATGAAGATTCTCGTGCCCGTCAAACGGGTCGTCGATTACAACGTCAAGATCAGGGTCAAAGCTGACGGTTCGGGCGTCGATCTCGCCAATGTGAAAATGTCGATGAACCCCTTCGACGAGATCGCCGTCGAAGAGGCGCTGCGGCTTAAGGAGGCCGGCAAGGCGACGGAAGTCATCGTCGTCACGATCGGACCAGCCAAGGCCGACGAAACCTTGCGCACCGGCCTCGCCATGGGCGCCGACCGGGGCATTCTGGTCAAGACCGACGAGACCGTCGAGCCACTCGCCGTCGCCAAAATCCTGGCCAAGATCGTCGCCGAGGAACAGCCGCAGCTCGTCATCATGGGCAAGCAGGCGATCGACGACGATTGCAATCAGACAGGCCAGATGCTCGCGGCGCTGCTCGGCTGGGGCCAGGGCGCCTTCGCCTCGAAAGTCGAGATGACTGAGGGCGCCGTCGACGTGACGCGCGAGATCGACGGCGGGCTGCAGACCGTCAGCTTAAAGCTGCCAGCCGTCGTCACCACGGATTTGCGCCTCAACGAGCCGCGCTACGCCTCGCTGCCCAACATCATCAAGGCCAAGAAGAAAGAAGTCGCCGTGAAGTCGCCCGCCGATTACGGCGTCGACATTTCGCCGCGCCTTGACGTGTTGAAAACCACCGAGCCTGCGAAACGCAAGGCGGGCGTCAAGGTCGGCTCGGTCGGCGAACTCGTTGGCAAGCTCAAGGAAGCGGGAGTGCTTTAAAGATGACGATTCTGCTTCTTGCCGAAACCGCCGGCGACGCGATCGCCCCGGCGACCGCCAAGGCGCTTACCGCGGCGAAGGAGATCGGCGGCCCCATTCATGTCCTCATCGTCGGGCCCGGCCTCAAGGGCGCGGCCGCGCAGGCGGCGAAGCTCGCCGGCGTCGAGAAGGTCCTCGTCGCCGAAGACGCGTCGCTCGATCATGTTCTGGCCGAGACCGTCGCCGCGCTGATCGTCTCGCTCGCCGGCGCTTATGACGTCATCATCGCGCCGTCGACTTCGGCGACGAAGAACGTGCTGCCGCGCGTCGCGGCGCTGCTCGACGTGATGCAGGTGTCGGACATCATCAAAGTCGTGTCCGCCGACACTTTTGAGCGGCCGATCTACGCCGGCAATGCGATCCAGACCGTGCGCGCGAAGGACGCAAAGAAAGTGATCACCGTGCGCACCACCGCCTTCGTGGCGGCGCCGGAAGGCGGCTCGGCGCCCATTGAGGCGATTTCGGCGCCCGCCGATCCCGGCGTTTCCGCCTTCAAGAGCGAAGAGCTGGCGAAGTCCGAGCGCCCCGAGCTCACCTCGGCGCGGATCATTCTTTCCGGCGGGCGCGCGCTCGGGTCGGCGGAGAATTTCCAGAAGGTGCTGGATCCGGTCGCGACGCGGCTTAACGCCGCGATCGGGGCGTCTCGCGCCGCCGTCGACGCCGGCTATGCGCCAAACGACCTGCAGGTCGGACAGACGGGAAAGGCGGTGGCGCCCGATCTCTACATCGCCGCAGGGATTTCGGGGGCGATCCAGCACCTCGCCGGCATGAAGGATTCAAAGGTGATCGTGGCGATCAACAAGGACGAGGAGGCGCCCATTTTCCAGGTCGCCGACTATGGCCTGGTCGCCGACCTCTTCACGGCCCTGCCCGAGCTTGAGGCGGAGTTGGCGAAGATCGGCCGCTGACCACAAAAACCGCCGTCGCTTCGGTCCGCATGGTCCGGCGCGGCGGCTGTGATGGGCGGAGCGTCGGCGCTCGGAGCTCCGCAGGTTCTTTTCTTTGTTTTCTTTGCGAAGGAACGCAAGTTATATTGCACTGCGGCACGCACTCAGCGCGGGCGCGCCGCTTGCTATCCGGCGCGAGCTTGGCTGACGGTGGTAACAAATGGGCTTCGAAATTCGCAAGATCGGCGTCATCGGCGCGGGCCAGATGGGCAAGGGGATCGCCCATGTCTGCGCGCTTGCCGGCTATGACGTCGCCCTGAACGACATTTCGCAGGAACGCATCGACGCCGGCATCGCCGACGTCGCCGCGCAGATGCGACGCGCCGTGGAGCGGGGCCAGATCGACGCCTCGGCGGTCGAACCGGCGCTCGAGCGCATTTCCGGCGCGCCAAAAATGGCCGACTTCGCCGACTCCGACCTCTTGATCGAGGCGGCGACCGAGGTCGAAGACCTCAAGCGCAAGATTCTGACTGAGCTCACGCAGTTCGTTAAGCCCGGCGCGATCATCAGCTCCAATACGTCATCGATTTCGATTACGCGCCTTGCCGCCGTCACCGGACGGCCGGAGCGCTTCATCGGCATTCATTTCATGAATCCGGTGCCGCGCATGCAGCTTGTCGAACTCATTCGCGGCATCGCGACCGATGACGTCACGTTCGAGGAGACGAAGGCGTTTGTCGCCAAGCTCGGCAAGACGATCAGCGTTTCGGAGGACTTCCCCGCCTTCATCGTCAACCGCATTCTGCTGCCGATGATCAATGAAGCGATCTACACGCTCTACGAAGGCGTGGGCTCGGTCGACGCCATCGACACGGCGATGAAACTCGGCGCCAACCACCCGATGGGCCCGCTGCAGCTCGCCGATTTCATCGGCCTCGACACCTGTCTTTCGGTCATGCAGGTGCTGCATGAGGGCCTGGCGGATTCAAAATACCGCCCCTGCCCGCTGTTGGTGAAATATGTCGAAGCCGGCTGGCTCGGCAAAAAGACGCAGCGCGGCTTCTACGATTATCGCAGCGGCACGCCCGTTCCGACGCGCTAGCGTTCGAACGGCCGCCTTGTGTCAGTGGCCGCCTGGGCCGGCGCCGCGCGCCGCCTCGAACAGGAACCAGGTTCGCTTCTCGGTCTCGTCGAGAAAAGTTTCGAGAAGGCTCGCCGTCGCGATGTCTTCGTTGTCGTCGCAGACCTTATGGGCGTTGCGCAGCGACTCGGCCATCCCCTTATTGTCGTCGAGCAATTCGCACAGCATGTCGTAAGGCGAAACGAATTCCTCGTCATTGTCCTTGATGCGGGACATTTGCGCCACCTGCCCGATCGAGCGCAGGGTCGGCTGACCGAGCTTGCGCACGCGCTCGGCAAGCGGGTCGACGGCGGCGTAGATCTGCGTCGCCTGCTCATCGAGCAGCAGATGGTAGTCGCGGAAATGCGGGCCGCTCATGTGCCAGTGGAAATTCTTGGTCTTCATATAAAGCGCGAGGGCGTCGGCGACGAGCTTGTTGACCTCGGCGGCGACCTTCATCGTCGACTGTTTTTCAAGATCGGTCGGCGTATCCAGCGCCGAACGTTCGGTGTCGGGCTTCATCGGCGTCTTTGTTTTTTGCATTTGGGTAGGCCTCCTTGCGCCCTGGCTCCAGGCTCAAGCTCGGGGTGCGCTGCTCATTAGCTAGATCGCGCGCGCTGGCGGACCAGATGAAAAATAGAGCAGTGCGCGGAGATTCAGCGGCGACGGGAAGCGTCGCCCGTCTGGGGCGCCAAGAGGGGCGCCAAGAGGTCGGGGCGTCGCGCGCGGGTGAGCGCCAGCGCCTGTTCATGGCGCCATTTGGCGATTCTGGCGTGATCGCCGGAGAGCAACACCTCGGGAATGTCGCGTCCCTCGAAATCGCGTGGCCGCGTGTAATGCGGATATTCGAGGAGCCCGGCCTCAAAACTTTCCTCGACGCCCGACGCTTCTTCGCCCATCACGCCCGGGATCAGCCGCACGCAGGCGTCGATCAGCGCCAGCGCCGCGATCTCGCCGCCAGACAGCACGAAATCGCCGATCGACATTTCTTCGAGCCCGCGGGCGTCGATGATGCGCTCGTCGACCCCTTCGAAACGGGCGCAAAGAATGATCGCGCCGGGGCCTTGGGCGAGGTCGCGCGCGCGCGCCTGGGTCAGCGCCGCGCCGCGCGGACTCATCAGCAGGCGCGGGCGCGGATCGTCCTTGGGCGCGGCGGCGTCGAGGGCGGCCGCCAGCACGTCGGCGCGCATCACCATGCCCGGGCCGCCGCCGGCCGGGGTGTCGTCGACGGCGCGATGGCGGCCGAGCCCATGCTCGCGGATCTGCCGCGGCTCAAGCGTCCAGACGCCGCGCGAAAGCGCGTCGCCGGCGAGCGACAGGCCCAAGGGACCTGGAAACATTTCGGGAAAGAGCGTCAGGACCGTCGCGCGGAACATGGAGCGGTTATGGCATGGCGTTCGCGGAGGCGAGAAGCAGTTTCATTCTTGCTGAGATCAAGCCTCGGCCATAGTGTCGCAGACATTGCTACAGCTTGGGGCCAATGATGAAATTCTTTCTTCGAATAGGCTTTCTATTGTGGGCTTTCGGTGGAGTCTTCGCGGCGCGCGCGACGCCAATTGACGCGCCGCCGACGCTCACGGTCGGGCAGATGCACGGCAGTTGTCAGAAAACCTGTTGGACCGTGCGCGAGGGGGCGAAGGGCTCCGAGTCGCTGCGCAATTCGCTGACTTTGACCTGCTTGAACGCGTGCTTCAAGTGCTTCCTGCAACTGCGAAGCTGCAGCCAATCCAGTGCGGACTCGGCGCCGTCAGAATGCGCCGCCGCCTTCCTTCAGTGTTACAAACAGAGCTTCGCCGAGCGGCTCAAATCAAAACCGCTCGTGAGTTTCGACGGCGGCGATGGCCACAGCCGCGAAATGGCTGTGAAGATCGTGGGCGCGGCCAATTCCCTCGAAGGGGTTCCGGCGGAGGATTTCTGG
Above is a genomic segment from Methylocystis rosea containing:
- a CDS encoding Dps family protein; translated protein: MQKTKTPMKPDTERSALDTPTDLEKQSTMKVAAEVNKLVADALALYMKTKNFHWHMSGPHFRDYHLLLDEQATQIYAAVDPLAERVRKLGQPTLRSIGQVAQMSRIKDNDEEFVSPYDMLCELLDDNKGMAESLRNAHKVCDDNEDIATASLLETFLDETEKRTWFLFEAARGAGPGGH
- a CDS encoding 3-hydroxybutyryl-CoA dehydrogenase, producing the protein MGFEIRKIGVIGAGQMGKGIAHVCALAGYDVALNDISQERIDAGIADVAAQMRRAVERGQIDASAVEPALERISGAPKMADFADSDLLIEAATEVEDLKRKILTELTQFVKPGAIISSNTSSISITRLAAVTGRPERFIGIHFMNPVPRMQLVELIRGIATDDVTFEETKAFVAKLGKTISVSEDFPAFIVNRILLPMINEAIYTLYEGVGSVDAIDTAMKLGANHPMGPLQLADFIGLDTCLSVMQVLHEGLADSKYRPCPLLVKYVEAGWLGKKTQRGFYDYRSGTPVPTR
- a CDS encoding electron transfer flavoprotein subunit beta/FixA family protein, which codes for MKILVPVKRVVDYNVKIRVKADGSGVDLANVKMSMNPFDEIAVEEALRLKEAGKATEVIVVTIGPAKADETLRTGLAMGADRGILVKTDETVEPLAVAKILAKIVAEEQPQLVIMGKQAIDDDCNQTGQMLAALLGWGQGAFASKVEMTEGAVDVTREIDGGLQTVSLKLPAVVTTDLRLNEPRYASLPNIIKAKKKEVAVKSPADYGVDISPRLDVLKTTEPAKRKAGVKVGSVGELVGKLKEAGVL
- a CDS encoding lipopolysaccharide biosynthesis protein → MNVLLAFLANTIVNFVIGLTVAKFLGPEEYGRFALAFSIAVVVQTALYDWLRLSATRFYSKRTRDKEPVVRSTLDAAFIAVTLFLALATGIYALAGPPLDFETNLILLALLTSVANGLFDYCTALVRARFHDHAYVRLMLAKNALSLILIGGGAFIFHSAAVALAGGVASLFGTVILGRRALLDPGADIRAASSQNARALAAYSAPIVTAHLLYQAMPLAARSIVASVFGFAETGQFALAYDLGVRAVQALGSALDVLLFQIAVAAHELHGVDRAKQQVARNMGIVVAFLLPACAGLWFVMPSIEALIVPAQYRGPFGHYLGLLLPGLFAMGVILFGVNPVFQIEKKTAPLMVAALAAVAFGLALLLFLPWGEDASNLAIAQAGAYIAALVATVYFALRTQPVWPSFWDMFAALVATGAMSLALTPLREMSPGVSTLIAQILAGAVVYGLLTVAFDIAGLGDLATTWLHRRLARS
- a CDS encoding isoleucine--tRNA ligase, giving the protein MNDDSPKGPDYSKSLYLPVTDFPMRAGLPQREPEILKRWETIGLEQKMRESGEGRPKFTLHDGPPYANGNIHIGHALNKILKDLVTRSQRMTGKDCVYVPGWDCHGLPIEWKIEEENYRAKGKQKPDFTDPGAMIAFRRECRAYAGHWLDIQREEFKRLGVAGDWGHPYSTMAFPAEATIAREIMKFAASGLLYRGSKPVMWSVVEKTALAEAEVEYEDYTSDQVWVAFPIPRGAAGELSDARVIIWTTTPWTLPGNRAISFSSKIDYGLYRVTHAPEGNWALPGATFVIADKLASEAFKAAKVEGYERLHDVPAAMLAELICAHPLAHLGYDFDVPLFDGEHVTDDAGTGFVHTAPGHGREDFDIWMANARELQSRNIETRIPYTVDEDGFYTKDAPGFEGKRVITDKGDKGDANEAVIAALVQAGNLVARGKLKHQYPHSWRSKKPVIFRNTPQWFIAMDKSIASGFIATDKPFGAPDLPLAGRSAAEGGRVGGQDASPHPASLRDATLPVEGRDSASIESARANAPTLREIALEEIARTQWTPAAGENRIRGMIANRPDWVVSRQRAWGVPIAVFVKKGTHEPLVDARVNARIIEAFEKEGADAWYEANASERFLSPDHKAQDYEKISDVLDVWFDSGSTHAFTLEDPQHFPMLAGIRRKRDGGEDEIMYLEGSDQHRGWFHSSLLESCGTRGRAPYDAVLTHGFVLDERGRKMSKSLGNVVAPQKIIADSGADIMRLWVAASDYADDLRVGPEILKTFVELYRKLRNTTRWMIGALAHYQPNDDAAMSEAGELERLMLHRLHQLDESIRASYAAYDYKRVVALLTHFMTSELSAFYFDVRKDALYCDPPSSVKRKAALATIDRIFRSVTTWLAPILVFTAEEAWLSRFPNAQSVHLEHFPTIPEAWRDDALAAKWDKIRKIRSVVTGALEIERAQKRIGSSLEAAPTVYVEDESLRAALDGVDFAEICIASDIRVLPGEAPIDAFRLPEAPGVGVVSQRAAGVKCARSWKYFDPATADPDYPDVTPRDAQALRELVALGRWSGAGS
- a CDS encoding electron transfer flavoprotein subunit alpha/FixB family protein, whose protein sequence is MTILLLAETAGDAIAPATAKALTAAKEIGGPIHVLIVGPGLKGAAAQAAKLAGVEKVLVAEDASLDHVLAETVAALIVSLAGAYDVIIAPSTSATKNVLPRVAALLDVMQVSDIIKVVSADTFERPIYAGNAIQTVRAKDAKKVITVRTTAFVAAPEGGSAPIEAISAPADPGVSAFKSEELAKSERPELTSARIILSGGRALGSAENFQKVLDPVATRLNAAIGASRAAVDAGYAPNDLQVGQTGKAVAPDLYIAAGISGAIQHLAGMKDSKVIVAINKDEEAPIFQVADYGLVADLFTALPELEAELAKIGR
- a CDS encoding rhomboid family intramembrane serine protease; translation: MVMPIYDDAPLRYLRRPIVNWTLIALNVIVFLVVQSEIFGDPLTVVRGFAIIPRVLFGEAQLADWIVGPPAALTLVTALFFHSSVVHLGSNMLFLYVFGDNVEDAMGSLHYLLFYLSCGVASGVFYIYATPHSIAPLIGASGAISGVCAAFLLLHPRATVAGIFPPLSLALAPIYLGAWLSGARPRAILGLRAPLFSFVASGWLFVGAWILMQIINASMGEGGAIAWMAHVGGIAAGLVLTPIFKRRRHRLFDRSGPLAPAPRAPDAGDDAS
- the trmD gene encoding tRNA (guanosine(37)-N1)-methyltransferase TrmD; the encoded protein is MFRATVLTLFPEMFPGPLGLSLAGDALSRGVWTLEPRQIREHGLGRHRAVDDTPAGGGPGMVMRADVLAAALDAAAPKDDPRPRLLMSPRGAALTQARARDLAQGPGAIILCARFEGVDERIIDARGLEEMSIGDFVLSGGEIAALALIDACVRLIPGVMGEEASGVEESFEAGLLEYPHYTRPRDFEGRDIPEVLLSGDHARIAKWRHEQALALTRARRPDLLAPLLAPQTGDASRRR
- a CDS encoding bifunctional riboflavin kinase/FAD synthetase — translated: MSDSFIVARDPQAPPPGLEGAVAAVGNFDGLHRGHRGVIARARALAAKLSRPCILLTFEPHPADFFAGRTVIFRLTPPDAKAAQAARLGLDGVIVLTFDKDFAKSPARVFTQEILHDRLQLSAVVAGYDFRFGAGREGGPEFLRAEGERLGMIVEIVDRITQDEEGSLEAVSSTATREALERGDAALARRLLGHPYFIRGVVRHGDKRGRTLGFPTANIALDPANRLKHGIYAVTIEVDGKAHQGVASFGRRPTFDNGAPLLEVFLFDFDGDLYGKEVEVAFYGFIRGEAKFDSVEALVERMRVDVEEARRLLAESGALSRANDLLP